One window of Acipenser ruthenus chromosome 45, fAciRut3.2 maternal haplotype, whole genome shotgun sequence genomic DNA carries:
- the LOC117967084 gene encoding tubulin alpha chain-like isoform X2 translates to MPSDKTIGGGDDSFNTFFSETGAGQHVPRAVFVDLEPTVIDEVRTGTYRQLFHPEQLITGKEDAANNYARGHYTIGKEIIDLVMDKIRKLADQCTGLQGFLVFHSFGGGTGSGFTSLLMERLSVDYGKKSKLEFSIYPAPQVSTAVVEPYNSILTTHTTLEHSDCAFMVDNEAIYDICCRNLDIERPSYTNLNRLISQIVSSITASLRFDGALNVDLTEFQTNLVPYPRIHFPLATYAPVISAEKAYHEQLSVSEITNACFEPANQMVKCDPRLCKYMACCLLYRGDVVPKDVNAAIATIKTKRSIQFVDWCPTGFKVGINYQPPTVVPGGDLAKVQKAVCMLSNTTAIAEAWARLDHKFDLMYAKRAFVHWYVGEGMEEGEFSEAREDMAALEKDYEEVGVDSIEGEGEEEGEEY, encoded by the exons ATGCCCAGTGACAAGACCATCGGAGGAGGGGACGACTCCTTCAACACCTTCTTCAGCGAGACTGGAGCTGGCCAGCACGTCCCCAGAGCTGTCTTTGTAGATCTTGAGCCAACAGTCATAG ATGAGGTGCGCACTGGTACCTACCGCCAGCTGTTCCACCCTGAGCAGCTCATCACTGGCAAGGAGGATGCTGCTAACAACTACGCCCGTGGGCACTACACCATCGGCAAAGAGATCATCGACCTGGTTATGGACAAGATTCGCAAACTG GCTGACCAGTGCACAGGTCTCCAGGGTTTCCTGGTCTTCCACAGCTTTGGAGGTGGTACGGGTTCTGGTTTCACCTCCCTGCTGATGGAACGCCTGTCTGTGGACTACGGCAAGAAGTCCAAGCTGGAGTTCTCCATCTACCCAGCCCCCCAGGTCTCCACAGCTGTGGTGGAGCCCTACAACTCCATCCTGACCACCCACACCACCCTGGAGCACTCCGACTGTGCCTTCATGGTAGACAATGAGGCCATCTATGACATCTGCTGCAGGAACCTTGATATTGAACGCCCCTCCTACACCAACCTGAACAGGCTTATCAGCCAGATTGTGTCCTCCATCACAGCCTCCCTCCGATTCGACGGTGCCCTGAATGTTGATCTGACAGAGTTCCAGACCAACTTGGTGCCCTACCCCCGTATCCACTTCCCCCTGGCCACCTACGCCCCAGTCATCTCAGCCGAGAAAGCCTACCATgagcagctttctgtgtctgagatcACCAACGCCTGCTTTGAGCCGGCCAACCAGATGGTCAAATGTGACCCCCGTCTCTGCAAGTACATGGCCTGCTGCCTGCTGTACCGTGGTGACGTGGTGCCCAAAGATGTCAACGCTGCTATTGCCACCATCAAGACCAAACGTAGCATCCAGTTTGTGGACTGGTGCCCAACTGGTTTCAAGGTTGGTATCAACTACCAGCCTCCCACTGTGGTTCCTGGGGGCGACCTGGCCAAGGTTCAGAAGGCAGTGTGTATGCTGAGCAATACCACCGCCATCGCTGAGGCCTGGGCACGGCTGGACCACAAGTTTGACCTAATGTACGCCAAGCGGGCCTTCGTCCACTGGTACGTGGGGGAGGGTATGGAGGAAGGAGAGTTCTCGGAGGCCCGAGAGGACATGGCCGCCCTGGAGAAGGACTATGAAGAGGTGGGCGTCGACTCcattgagggagagggagaggaggaaggagaggagtaTTAG
- the LOC117967084 gene encoding tubulin alpha chain-like isoform X1 has product MKRWASTPLRERERRKERSIERECISIHVGQAGAQIGNACWELYCLEHGIQPDGTMPSDKTIGGGDDSFNTFFSETGAGQHVPRAVFVDLEPTVIDEVRTGTYRQLFHPEQLITGKEDAANNYARGHYTIGKEIIDLVMDKIRKLADQCTGLQGFLVFHSFGGGTGSGFTSLLMERLSVDYGKKSKLEFSIYPAPQVSTAVVEPYNSILTTHTTLEHSDCAFMVDNEAIYDICCRNLDIERPSYTNLNRLISQIVSSITASLRFDGALNVDLTEFQTNLVPYPRIHFPLATYAPVISAEKAYHEQLSVSEITNACFEPANQMVKCDPRLCKYMACCLLYRGDVVPKDVNAAIATIKTKRSIQFVDWCPTGFKVGINYQPPTVVPGGDLAKVQKAVCMLSNTTAIAEAWARLDHKFDLMYAKRAFVHWYVGEGMEEGEFSEAREDMAALEKDYEEVGVDSIEGEGEEEGEEY; this is encoded by the exons ATGAAGAGGTGGGCGTCGACTCcattgagggagagggagaggaggaaggagaggagtaTTGAG CGTGAGTGCATCTCCATCCACGTTGGCCAGGCTGGTGCCCAGATCGGCAATGCCTGCTGGGAGCTCTACTGCCTGGAGCACGGCATCCAGCCTGACGGGACGATGCCCAGTGACAAGACCATCGGAGGAGGGGACGACTCCTTCAACACCTTCTTCAGCGAGACTGGAGCTGGCCAGCACGTCCCCAGAGCTGTCTTTGTAGATCTTGAGCCAACAGTCATAG ATGAGGTGCGCACTGGTACCTACCGCCAGCTGTTCCACCCTGAGCAGCTCATCACTGGCAAGGAGGATGCTGCTAACAACTACGCCCGTGGGCACTACACCATCGGCAAAGAGATCATCGACCTGGTTATGGACAAGATTCGCAAACTG GCTGACCAGTGCACAGGTCTCCAGGGTTTCCTGGTCTTCCACAGCTTTGGAGGTGGTACGGGTTCTGGTTTCACCTCCCTGCTGATGGAACGCCTGTCTGTGGACTACGGCAAGAAGTCCAAGCTGGAGTTCTCCATCTACCCAGCCCCCCAGGTCTCCACAGCTGTGGTGGAGCCCTACAACTCCATCCTGACCACCCACACCACCCTGGAGCACTCCGACTGTGCCTTCATGGTAGACAATGAGGCCATCTATGACATCTGCTGCAGGAACCTTGATATTGAACGCCCCTCCTACACCAACCTGAACAGGCTTATCAGCCAGATTGTGTCCTCCATCACAGCCTCCCTCCGATTCGACGGTGCCCTGAATGTTGATCTGACAGAGTTCCAGACCAACTTGGTGCCCTACCCCCGTATCCACTTCCCCCTGGCCACCTACGCCCCAGTCATCTCAGCCGAGAAAGCCTACCATgagcagctttctgtgtctgagatcACCAACGCCTGCTTTGAGCCGGCCAACCAGATGGTCAAATGTGACCCCCGTCTCTGCAAGTACATGGCCTGCTGCCTGCTGTACCGTGGTGACGTGGTGCCCAAAGATGTCAACGCTGCTATTGCCACCATCAAGACCAAACGTAGCATCCAGTTTGTGGACTGGTGCCCAACTGGTTTCAAGGTTGGTATCAACTACCAGCCTCCCACTGTGGTTCCTGGGGGCGACCTGGCCAAGGTTCAGAAGGCAGTGTGTATGCTGAGCAATACCACCGCCATCGCTGAGGCCTGGGCACGGCTGGACCACAAGTTTGACCTAATGTACGCCAAGCGGGCCTTCGTCCACTGGTACGTGGGGGAGGGTATGGAGGAAGGAGAGTTCTCGGAGGCCCGAGAGGACATGGCCGCCCTGGAGAAGGACTATGAAGAGGTGGGCGTCGACTCcattgagggagagggagaggaggaaggagaggagtaTTAG
- the LOC131720887 gene encoding melanocyte protein PMEL-like isoform X1, whose amino-acid sequence MRTFLLASAVVFLSAVCAQRGRSGAPRGFSKYRSWNSKLYPVWDDGDSRYRDCWRGGNVSLEVRNDGPTLIGAKATFTIQLRFPGNQTVLPDGQVVWAHNCTVNGTHFREGEPVYGNDTLEDWDGVFPDGTPMRTSGRKSKFVFVWKVWGKFWQVADGPSSSLTVVTDSVPLGSYSMEVVVYHSRGRDQFIPMGTATTDFAITDQVPFSVSLSQVNDLNQADQSFIQNRAVSFTVRLHDPSQYLSGSDITFNWDFGDNSGTLISRGLAVTHTYLTAGFFQPLVILQATIPAAGCVTPGDPPTPGAPTGSTGLVSSEPAPQPLGTTVSSASVAPVVVSTPGPAQTSNPADLDLAVPGSAAAPAAGEDTIALEASVAPADTAVETVAPAAGGDTVAEAIASVAPVDAVDTVPPVEAVETVAPDTVALAASVAPVEAVDPVNTVTLVEAVADTVAPGVAQVSTPVSSVEEIIDAVTLESADLVADPTMVAVEAGTMTAVAVEAGTVAVEAGTMTAVEAGTVAVEAGTMTAVAVEAGTVAVEAGTVAVEAGTVAVEAGTVAVEAGMMTAVAVEAGTVAVEAGTEAAEVPLIVAKRQAPAAAEESCLIYRYGSFSTGIDIIQGIESVEIVQVQNVEMELEALQNAVDLTITCQGSLPSEVCTVISDADCAVPVLTVCNAVQPSPECQLILRQVFNETGVFCVNVSMTNSVSLAMTSTRVNINAASGSSMAATVVLIVGMLLVASAVGAVVFTYRRLKDYRPLNEDPTGSVQTGWASERTSVQIFLRSMFTRQPVGENSPLLQGRVV is encoded by the exons GGTCCGGGGCTCCGAGAGGCTTCTCCAAGTACCGCTCCTGGAATTCCAAGCTGTATCCCGTCTGGGATGATGGAGATTCCAGATATCGGGACTGCTGGAGAG GTGGCAACGTGTCCTTGGAAGTCCGTAACGATGGCCCGACCCTGATCGGTGCCAAGGCCACTTTCACCATCCAGCTCCGTTTCCCTGGCAACCAGACCGTGCTGCCCGACGGGCAAGTGGTGTGGGCGCACAACTGCACGGTCAATG ggactCATTTCCGGGAGGGGGAGCCAGTGTACGGCAATGACACTTTGGAGGACTGGGACGGGGTATTCCCAGACGGGACTCCCATGAGGACCTCGGGCAGGAAATCGAAGTTCGTGTTTGTGTGGAAGGTGTGGG GGAAGTTCTGGCAGGTAGCGGATGGCCCCTCTTCCTCTCTGACCGTCGTCACGGACTCCGTCCCTCTGGGCTCCTACTCCATGGAGGTGGTGGTGTATCACTCCCGCGGGCGAGACCAGTTCATCCCCATGGGCACGGCCACCACCGACTTTGCAATCACAG aTCAGGTCccattctctgtgtctctctcccaggTGAACGACCTGAACCAAGCAGACCAGAGCTTCATCCAGAACCGGGCCGTCTCCTTTACTGTCCGCCTTCACGACCCCAGCCAGTACCTGAGCGGCTCCGACATCACCTTCAACTGGGACTTCGGGGACAACAGCGGCACCCTGATCTCCCGCGGCCTGGCCGTCACTCACACCTACCTGACCGCCGGCTTCTTCCAGCCACTGGTCATCCTGCAGGCCACTATCCCCGCGGCCGGCTGCGTCACACCAGGAGACCCCCCAACCCCCGGGGCCCCCACCGGGAGCACAGGCCTGGTCTCCTCGGAGCCAGCTCCTCAGCCACTTGGCACCACCG TGTCTTCCGCCTCAGTTGCCCCGGTTGTGGTATCTACCCCAGGACCTGCCCAGACCTCGAACCCAGCTGACCTGGACCTGGCAGTGCCTGGCTCTGCTGCTGCCCCGGCTGCAGGAGAGGACACCATTGCTCTCGAGGCGTCCGTTGCCCCAGCAGACACGGCTGTGGAAACAGTTGCCCCAGCAGCAGGAGGAGACACAGTTGCTGAGGCAATCGCGTCAGTTGCCCCAGTAGATGCTGTGGACACAGTTCCCCCGGTGGAGGCTGTTGAGACAGTTGCCCCTGACACAGTTGCCCTAGCTGCATCCGTCGCCCCTGTAGAAGCAGTTGATCCCGTCAACACAGTTACCCTGGTGGAGGCAGTTGCAGACACAGTTGCCCCGGGGGTAGCCCAGGTCTCGACTCCAGTCTCCTCTGTGGAGGAGATCATAGACGCTGTGACCCTGGAGAGCGCAG ATCTGGTGGCTGACCCTACCATGGTGGCTGTGGAGGCTGGCACGATGACTGCAGTGGCAGTGGAGGCTGGCACGGTGGCAGTGGAGGCCGGCACGATGACTGCAGTGGAGGCTGGCACGGTGGCAGTGGAGGCTGGCACGATGACTGCGGTGGCAGTGGAGGCTGGCACGGTGGCAGTGGAGGCTGGCACGGTGGCAGTGGAGGCTGGCACGGTGGCAGTGGAGGCTGGCACGGTGGCAGTGGAGGCTGGCATGATGACTGCGGTGGCAGTGGAGGCTGGCACGGTGGCAGTGGAGGCCGGCACGGAGGCAGCAGAGGTGCCGCTGATTGTGGCAAAGCGGCAAGCGCCTGCAGCAGCTGAGGAGAGCTGCCTCATCTACCGATACGGATCCTTTTCCACCGGCATCGACATCATCC AGGGTATCGAGAGTGTGGAGATCGTGCAGGTGCAGAATGTGGAGATGGAGCTGGAGGCTCTGCAGAATGCAGTGGATCTGACCATCACCTGTCAGGGCAG cCTCCCTAGCGAGGTGTGTACAGTGATCTCGGATGCTGATTGCGCGGTGCCCGTGCTGACGGTGTGTAACGCGGTGCAGCCCTCGCCGGAGTGCCAGCTCATCCTGCGCCAGGTCTTCAACGAGACGGGCGTCTTCTGTGTCAACGTCTCCATGACCAACAGCGTGAGCCTGGCCATGACCAGCACCCGAGTCAACATCAACGCAG CGTCTGGCTCATCCATGGCTGCCACGGTGGTCCTGATCGTGGGGATGCTGTTAGTGGCCAGTGCAGTGGGGGCCGTCGTCTTCACTTACAG GCGTCTGAAGGACTACCGGCCCCTGAACGAGGACCCCACAGGCAGCGTGCAGACGGGCTGGGCGAGCGAGAGGACCTCTGTGCAGATCTTCCTGCGCAGCATGTTCACTCGGCAGCCTGTAGGGGAGAACAGCCCTCTGCTGCAGGGCAGGGTGGTCTGA
- the LOC131720887 gene encoding melanocyte protein PMEL-like isoform X2: MRTFLLASAVVFLSAVCAQRGRSGAPRGFSKYRSWNSKLYPVWDDGDSRYRDCWRGGNVSLEVRNDGPTLIGAKATFTIQLRFPGNQTVLPDGQVVWAHNCTVNGTHFREGEPVYGNDTLEDWDGVFPDGTPMRTSGRKSKFVFVWKVWGKFWQVADGPSSSLTVVTDSVPLGSYSMEVVVYHSRGRDQFIPMGTATTDFAITDQVPFSVSLSQVNDLNQADQSFIQNRAVSFTVRLHDPSQYLSGSDITFNWDFGDNSGTLISRGLAVTHTYLTAGFFQPLVILQATIPAAGCVTPGDPPTPGAPTGSTGLVSSEPAPQPLGTTVSSASVAPVVVSTPGPAQTSNPADLDLAVPGSAAAPAAGEDTIALEASVAPADTAVETVAPAAGGDTVAEAIASVAPVDAVDTVPPVEAVETVAPDTVALAASVAPVEAVDPVNTVTLVEAVADTVAPGVAQVSTPVSSVEEIIDAVTLESADLVADPTMVAVEAGTMTAVAVEAGTEAAEVPLIVAKRQAPAAAEESCLIYRYGSFSTGIDIIQGIESVEIVQVQNVEMELEALQNAVDLTITCQGSLPSEVCTVISDADCAVPVLTVCNAVQPSPECQLILRQVFNETGVFCVNVSMTNSVSLAMTSTRVNINAASGSSMAATVVLIVGMLLVASAVGAVVFTYRRLKDYRPLNEDPTGSVQTGWASERTSVQIFLRSMFTRQPVGENSPLLQGRVV; this comes from the exons GGTCCGGGGCTCCGAGAGGCTTCTCCAAGTACCGCTCCTGGAATTCCAAGCTGTATCCCGTCTGGGATGATGGAGATTCCAGATATCGGGACTGCTGGAGAG GTGGCAACGTGTCCTTGGAAGTCCGTAACGATGGCCCGACCCTGATCGGTGCCAAGGCCACTTTCACCATCCAGCTCCGTTTCCCTGGCAACCAGACCGTGCTGCCCGACGGGCAAGTGGTGTGGGCGCACAACTGCACGGTCAATG ggactCATTTCCGGGAGGGGGAGCCAGTGTACGGCAATGACACTTTGGAGGACTGGGACGGGGTATTCCCAGACGGGACTCCCATGAGGACCTCGGGCAGGAAATCGAAGTTCGTGTTTGTGTGGAAGGTGTGGG GGAAGTTCTGGCAGGTAGCGGATGGCCCCTCTTCCTCTCTGACCGTCGTCACGGACTCCGTCCCTCTGGGCTCCTACTCCATGGAGGTGGTGGTGTATCACTCCCGCGGGCGAGACCAGTTCATCCCCATGGGCACGGCCACCACCGACTTTGCAATCACAG aTCAGGTCccattctctgtgtctctctcccaggTGAACGACCTGAACCAAGCAGACCAGAGCTTCATCCAGAACCGGGCCGTCTCCTTTACTGTCCGCCTTCACGACCCCAGCCAGTACCTGAGCGGCTCCGACATCACCTTCAACTGGGACTTCGGGGACAACAGCGGCACCCTGATCTCCCGCGGCCTGGCCGTCACTCACACCTACCTGACCGCCGGCTTCTTCCAGCCACTGGTCATCCTGCAGGCCACTATCCCCGCGGCCGGCTGCGTCACACCAGGAGACCCCCCAACCCCCGGGGCCCCCACCGGGAGCACAGGCCTGGTCTCCTCGGAGCCAGCTCCTCAGCCACTTGGCACCACCG TGTCTTCCGCCTCAGTTGCCCCGGTTGTGGTATCTACCCCAGGACCTGCCCAGACCTCGAACCCAGCTGACCTGGACCTGGCAGTGCCTGGCTCTGCTGCTGCCCCGGCTGCAGGAGAGGACACCATTGCTCTCGAGGCGTCCGTTGCCCCAGCAGACACGGCTGTGGAAACAGTTGCCCCAGCAGCAGGAGGAGACACAGTTGCTGAGGCAATCGCGTCAGTTGCCCCAGTAGATGCTGTGGACACAGTTCCCCCGGTGGAGGCTGTTGAGACAGTTGCCCCTGACACAGTTGCCCTAGCTGCATCCGTCGCCCCTGTAGAAGCAGTTGATCCCGTCAACACAGTTACCCTGGTGGAGGCAGTTGCAGACACAGTTGCCCCGGGGGTAGCCCAGGTCTCGACTCCAGTCTCCTCTGTGGAGGAGATCATAGACGCTGTGACCCTGGAGAGCGCAG ATCTGGTGGCTGACCCTACCATGGTGGCTGTGGAGGCTGGCACGATGACTGCAGTGGCAGTGGAG GCCGGCACGGAGGCAGCAGAGGTGCCGCTGATTGTGGCAAAGCGGCAAGCGCCTGCAGCAGCTGAGGAGAGCTGCCTCATCTACCGATACGGATCCTTTTCCACCGGCATCGACATCATCC AGGGTATCGAGAGTGTGGAGATCGTGCAGGTGCAGAATGTGGAGATGGAGCTGGAGGCTCTGCAGAATGCAGTGGATCTGACCATCACCTGTCAGGGCAG cCTCCCTAGCGAGGTGTGTACAGTGATCTCGGATGCTGATTGCGCGGTGCCCGTGCTGACGGTGTGTAACGCGGTGCAGCCCTCGCCGGAGTGCCAGCTCATCCTGCGCCAGGTCTTCAACGAGACGGGCGTCTTCTGTGTCAACGTCTCCATGACCAACAGCGTGAGCCTGGCCATGACCAGCACCCGAGTCAACATCAACGCAG CGTCTGGCTCATCCATGGCTGCCACGGTGGTCCTGATCGTGGGGATGCTGTTAGTGGCCAGTGCAGTGGGGGCCGTCGTCTTCACTTACAG GCGTCTGAAGGACTACCGGCCCCTGAACGAGGACCCCACAGGCAGCGTGCAGACGGGCTGGGCGAGCGAGAGGACCTCTGTGCAGATCTTCCTGCGCAGCATGTTCACTCGGCAGCCTGTAGGGGAGAACAGCCCTCTGCTGCAGGGCAGGGTGGTCTGA